The Palaemon carinicauda isolate YSFRI2023 chromosome 20, ASM3689809v2, whole genome shotgun sequence DNA segment caatcagcctctttttaggacctcgcattaaaaactcttttcctcgtgtgcttgacaacagctaaaagagtaagtgagatccacgccttcagcaggatcattgttttcacatctgaaacggctacatgttccttgcagctcggtttttgctaaacgagcttccttcacgtccttggcctaagtcgttcgagatcccaagcctgtccaacttggtggggaatgaactggagagagtactttgcccagttagagctcttaggtactatctaaaaaggtcttaacctttacaaggacaatcagaagccttatagtgtgctatcaagaaaccttcttttccaagttctaagaactcggtttcttactattcaggcttctgattagagaaacacattctcatctgaaggaagaagaccttgctttgctgaaggtaaggacacatgaagtgggagctgtggctacttcagtggccttcaaacagagccattctctgcagagtgttatggatgcaacctattggagaagcaagtcagtgttcgcatcattctatctcaaagatgtccagtctctttacgagtactgctacaccctgggaccattcgtagcaacgaatgcagtagtaggcgagggctcagccactacattcccataatcccataaccttttaacctttctcttgaatactttttatgggttgtacggtcggctaagaagccttccacatccttgttgatttggcgggtggtcaattctttcttgagaagcgccgaggttaaaggttgtgatgaggtcctttagtatgggttgcagccctgtatactttagcacctttgagttgattcagccttccaagaggaacgctgcgctcagtaaggaagactatcttattaaaggcagagtaacggttcaagtcgacttccttaccaggtacttattatttcattgttattgtggataactgattatatgaaatacgggatacttagctatcctttagtcttgtacactggtttttcacccacccccctgggtgtgaatcagctacatgattatcgggtaagtttaatattgaaaaatgttattttcattagtaaaataaatttttgaatatacttacccgataatcatgatttaattgacccacccttcctccccatagagaaccagtggaccgaggaaaaagtgaggtggcgtcaacaacaagtactgtagtacctggccacaggtggcgcttgtgagtacacccccttctagtatagtgatagctggcgtatccctcccgtagaattctgtcgggcaacggagttgacagctacatgattatcgggtaagtatattcaaaaatttattttactaatgaaaataacattttaagaattaTGGCTTTGGTAGATTTAACAATTTAGTCTTTAAATCTCTGACTGATTATCTTTTTAgtatctaaatattctttttatgaaatattttgtttctttagcAATCTTACCATACCTTGACTTAACAATTTCATAGTTCTCTTACAACTTTGTGCCGGGTATTTAATGAAATCCTTCTTCTTGGTTATCAGAGTTTAGAGTATTGGTTTTAAGGTTTATCTTAATGAATGTATTAATAAACTTTAAATCTAGTGTAATCTCGCCAATACTTAGGAAGTAGCCGATACTTTGATAGCTTGGTAAATTTTTTGTAATTTCAGATGTGGCATCTGATAAATTTCATATAATGTGGCATCTGATAAATTAGATTTTAGATACATGGTTCAAGGTTTAAAGCTGTTGGTAGTAAATATATCTCCCCTTCAATAACCTGAGTATATGCAAGGTAGTTACCTGTATTTTGAATCTTGGCATAATTGACAAAAAGGTATTTGTtcattttttaagaatttacttagATTTTACCTGTTGTGGGGCAGTCGTTGATTtacgttttaaaaaaaaaaaggttgctgTTATCATTTACATCCTTTTTGCAGTATTATAGGAGGGCATTTGTCTTCATTTCcttaatgtaatttttgttttttacatcTGCAATATTCCTTTTCAGATGACTGGTCTCTTAATTATCTTTACTGCAGTCTTTGCCCTGGTAAGTATCGGTACCTTAGGCATAAACCAAATCTTATaaagaatttataaatataaagcTCGAATACTACCATATTTAgtcatttgtttttttaaatattttgtcttaTTGATACAGGGATAattttaaattcttaatttttgTTACAGGCTAACTGCCAGATAGTCCCCAATTATGAAACTCATAGGCTTACTTCTGCCCTGGCACCGGCAACAGTTACTCCATTCACAGAGACCCGAACGGAAACTGTAAGTAATAGATTTGCTTCTTCAAGCAAAAGCTTAAGGTGAGAAACTggaatataaaaatctttaaatatttttcgACTACTCTTAGGAGCTACAGTTTCTCTGGACTTAGGCCTGTTCTGATAAAATTTTCTCTAATACTGTTTCTATATTACTGTTTATAGTAACTTTTGTTTTTCCCCTGCGAGTAGTTATTGGTATGATTTTTCAATCCACACAGGTTTTCAAGACTCACCCCCTTAGAGTGAGAGTAACTAGTGATGTATGGATAACTGAAACTACAAATGTCAATGAACTGGTAACTGCATTTGTCACTGTCTACAGTTACTTCCCGGCAAATCCACGAACAGTTACATCTGTTATGAGGGTGACTTCCACTCCAGTTATAATTAGAACTGTGGAAATTATGGTCACGCCAAGGCTGACTGTAACATCTGTCTTCACTAGCTTTGTAACTACCACCCAAACTGTACGATTTTGGCAGAGTATCACCCACGTCTCTGTTGCACATTCTGTAAGTATGAACTATTTAAACCTTCCATTCAAATCT contains these protein-coding regions:
- the LOC137614454 gene encoding chondroitin proteoglycan 1-like, yielding MTGLLIIFTAVFALANCQIVPNYETHRLTSALAPATVTPFTETRTETVFKTHPLRVRVTSDVWITETTNVNELVTAFVTVYSYFPANPRTVTSVMRVTSTPVIIRTVEIMVTPRLTVTSVFTSFVTTTQTVRFWQSITHVSVAHSILTVPVWSTQTLVQEETTTVTQEFTTTVTSFTSRLNRGYLPPQ